From one Acidobacteriota bacterium genomic stretch:
- a CDS encoding zinc-dependent alcohol dehydrogenase family protein — MRAMRLHESAPIEERPLRLEDVPMPKPGPGEIRIRVAACGVCHTDLHEAEGDLALPIRPITTGHQIVGVVDAVGPGALRFRPGDRVGVPWLGRTCGACRFCEAGRENLCPDAVFTGFHRDGGYADYAVAAEAFACPLPPGVSDTQAAPLLCAGIIGYRALRLSRVRPGEALGLFGFGASAHVAIQIARHWRCRVYVFTRSEAHRELARRQGAEWVGAATEAPPEPLTGGIVFAPAGEIVPRALEHLDRGGTLALAGIWMSDTPPLDYARHLYFEKTLCSVTASTRADAEELMALAPVVPIHTDVQTFPLAAANEALADLKHSRLRHGAAVLTVAPAEADPR; from the coding sequence GTGCGCGCCATGCGGCTTCACGAATCAGCCCCCATCGAGGAGCGGCCCCTGCGGCTGGAGGATGTCCCCATGCCGAAACCGGGCCCGGGCGAGATCCGGATCCGCGTCGCCGCCTGCGGCGTCTGCCACACCGACCTCCACGAGGCCGAAGGGGACCTGGCGCTCCCGATCCGACCGATCACGACCGGCCACCAGATCGTCGGCGTCGTTGACGCCGTCGGGCCGGGAGCGCTGCGGTTCCGACCCGGCGACCGAGTCGGGGTGCCGTGGCTGGGTAGAACCTGCGGTGCCTGCCGATTCTGTGAGGCCGGGCGCGAGAACCTCTGCCCCGACGCGGTGTTCACCGGATTCCACCGGGACGGCGGTTACGCCGACTACGCCGTGGCGGCCGAGGCGTTCGCCTGTCCGCTGCCGCCGGGGGTGTCCGACACCCAGGCGGCGCCGCTCCTGTGCGCCGGGATCATCGGCTACCGGGCGCTTCGCCTGTCGCGCGTCCGCCCCGGCGAGGCGCTGGGACTGTTCGGCTTCGGCGCGTCGGCCCACGTCGCCATTCAGATCGCCCGCCACTGGCGCTGCCGGGTGTACGTCTTCACCCGCTCCGAGGCGCACCGCGAGCTGGCCCGCCGGCAGGGCGCGGAGTGGGTGGGCGCCGCCACGGAGGCGCCGCCCGAACCCCTGACCGGCGGGATCGTGTTCGCCCCGGCCGGCGAGATTGTCCCGCGCGCGCTGGAGCACCTGGACCGGGGCGGCACGCTCGCCCTGGCGGGCATCTGGATGAGCGACACCCCGCCGCTGGACTACGCCCGCCACCTCTACTTCGAAAAGACGCTCTGCTCCGTCACCGCCAGCACGCGAGCCGACGCGGAGGAGCTGATGGCCCTGGCGCCGGTGGTGCCCATTCACACCGACGTGCAGACGTTCCCCCTGGCGGCGGCCAACGAGGCGTTGGCCGACCTGAAGCACAGCCGGC